From the genome of Thermithiobacillus plumbiphilus, one region includes:
- the htpX gene encoding protease HtpX: MRAFKGIALLIITNLLIFASLFITFQILTNFVLPLFGIDIRGSVNANQLLWALVLGFGGAFISLLFSKQLARMGMQMQRIDVPQTPKEQLVYNTVAEQARSIGIKMPEVWVYWSDEPNAFATGPTRNNSMVAVSSGLVMSLNDDEVRAVLAHEMGHIQNGDMLAMTLLQGLMNTFVYWISMLVSRWFYDENGNPTFMSFMISMVLQIALSFLALIPITWFSRRREFRADRFAAQQYGAPAMIAALERIHHRAADMLQHETVNRDALATFKIGGDWQGLFATHPSLEARVSALQEWARESGQGGNFRVTQNKGQGNDVWSSKDNPWG; encoded by the coding sequence ATGAGAGCTTTCAAGGGCATTGCCTTACTGATCATTACCAACCTGCTGATATTTGCGTCACTGTTCATTACCTTCCAGATCCTGACCAATTTCGTCCTGCCGCTGTTTGGCATCGACATCCGGGGGTCGGTGAACGCCAACCAGTTGCTCTGGGCCCTGGTGCTGGGCTTTGGTGGCGCTTTCATCAGTCTGCTGTTTTCCAAGCAGCTGGCGCGCATGGGCATGCAGATGCAGCGCATCGATGTGCCGCAAACCCCGAAGGAGCAACTGGTCTACAACACCGTGGCCGAGCAGGCCCGAAGCATCGGCATCAAGATGCCGGAGGTCTGGGTGTACTGGAGCGACGAGCCCAATGCCTTTGCCACCGGCCCCACCCGCAACAACAGCATGGTGGCGGTCAGTTCCGGGCTGGTGATGAGCCTCAATGACGACGAGGTGCGGGCGGTGCTGGCCCATGAAATGGGTCACATCCAGAATGGCGACATGCTGGCCATGACGCTGCTGCAGGGCCTGATGAACACTTTCGTCTACTGGATCAGCATGCTGGTCTCGCGCTGGTTCTACGACGAAAACGGCAATCCGACCTTCATGTCGTTCATGATCTCGATGGTGCTGCAGATCGCCTTGTCCTTCCTGGCCCTGATCCCGATCACCTGGTTCTCGCGCCGGCGGGAATTCCGCGCCGACCGTTTCGCCGCGCAGCAGTACGGGGCACCGGCCATGATTGCGGCACTGGAACGCATCCATCACCGCGCCGCGGACATGCTGCAGCATGAGACCGTGAACCGCGATGCCTTGGCGACCTTCAAGATTGGCGGTGACTGGCAGGGACTGTTTGCCACTCATCCCAGCCTCGAGGCCCGGGTCAGTGCCTTGCAGGAGTGGGCACGTGAATCCGGCCAGGGTGGTAATTTCCGGGTGACCCAGAACAAGGGCCAGGGTAATGATGTCTGGTCTTCCAAGGATAATCCCTGGGGCTAG
- the aat gene encoding leucyl/phenylalanyl-tRNA--protein transferase has product MSASQFLKDRTFPDPRTAVDGLVAIGGDLRPDRLLQAYRQGIFPWFNPGDPVLWWSPDPRGVLLPEEVHLSRSLRRHFRRNPDLAFRFDTAFDAVVAACAAPRADAQGTWITPEMQRAYARLHVLGHAHSIEVWQAEALVGGLYGVALGGVFFGESMFSRIPNGSKFALVMLARQLSAWGFVLIDTQFLTAHLASMGARELSRTFFLDLLTAALQLPGRSGAWQMEIEGQDVF; this is encoded by the coding sequence ATGTCTGCTTCCCAATTCCTGAAAGACAGGACCTTTCCCGATCCGCGCACGGCCGTGGATGGCCTGGTTGCCATCGGCGGTGATCTGCGGCCCGATCGCCTGTTGCAGGCCTACCGTCAGGGCATCTTTCCCTGGTTCAATCCCGGCGATCCAGTACTCTGGTGGTCCCCGGACCCGCGCGGCGTGTTGCTCCCGGAGGAGGTCCACCTTTCCCGCAGCCTGCGCCGGCATTTTCGCCGCAATCCGGATCTTGCCTTCCGTTTCGATACCGCCTTTGATGCCGTGGTGGCCGCCTGTGCGGCGCCGCGCGCCGATGCCCAGGGCACCTGGATCACGCCCGAGATGCAGCGCGCCTATGCCCGTCTGCATGTGCTGGGACATGCGCACAGCATTGAGGTCTGGCAGGCGGAAGCGCTCGTCGGTGGGCTCTATGGCGTGGCGCTGGGCGGCGTGTTCTTTGGCGAATCCATGTTCAGCCGCATTCCCAATGGCTCGAAATTTGCTTTGGTGATGCTGGCGCGCCAGTTGAGCGCCTGGGGCTTCGTCCTGATCGACACCCAGTTCCTGACGGCACATCTTGCCAGCATGGGGGCTCGCGAACTGTCGCGCACGTTCTTTCTGGATCTGCTGACTGCGGCCCTGCAGTTGCCCGGGCGCTCGGGCGCATGGCAGATGGAAATAGAGGGCCAGGATGTCTTCTGA
- a CDS encoding arginyltransferase — MSSEYLRLYETFPQPCSYLAGRENTAIVTDPAHPISTMEYAVLMDQGFRRSGGNFYRPHCRGCDACVSVRIPVLDFRPRRGQRRIWQRNQDLQVQVETPHFHIAHWQLYQKYQHGRHAGGGMDTDSLEDYERFVLDSPVETWLVSFRTSERLLAVSVVDVLPQGMSAVYTFYDPEEQHRGLGVHAVLWQVQRARELGLPYVYLGYWIAECDKMAYKTQYQPLEGWIAGNWQAVPDHRKT; from the coding sequence ATGTCTTCTGAGTATCTTCGCCTCTACGAGACCTTTCCCCAGCCCTGCAGCTATCTGGCCGGGCGGGAAAATACCGCGATCGTGACCGATCCCGCTCATCCCATCAGCACCATGGAATATGCCGTACTGATGGACCAGGGTTTTCGGCGCAGCGGTGGAAACTTCTATCGTCCGCACTGTCGCGGCTGCGACGCCTGCGTCTCGGTGCGGATTCCGGTGCTCGATTTCAGGCCGCGCCGGGGCCAGCGCCGCATCTGGCAGCGCAATCAGGACCTGCAGGTGCAAGTCGAAACGCCGCACTTTCATATCGCGCACTGGCAGCTCTACCAGAAATATCAGCACGGCCGCCATGCCGGTGGCGGCATGGATACCGATTCCTTAGAAGACTATGAGCGCTTCGTGCTGGATTCCCCGGTGGAGACCTGGCTGGTCAGCTTCAGGACGAGCGAACGTCTATTGGCGGTCAGCGTGGTCGATGTCCTGCCCCAGGGCATGTCCGCGGTCTACACCTTCTATGATCCGGAAGAGCAGCACAGAGGTCTGGGCGTGCACGCCGTGCTCTGGCAGGTGCAGCGGGCGCGTGAACTCGGGCTGCCCTACGTCTATCTGGGCTACTGGATTGCAGAATGCGACAAGATGGCTTACAAGACCCAGTACCAGCCCCTGGAAGGCTGGATCGCCGGGAACTGGCAAGCGGTTCCCGATCACAGAAAAACATGA
- a CDS encoding ABC transporter permease, with product MAADLFTHFDIQILLGLFGLLSITWIFSAWQRLGVGRELAWSALRATLQLGGMGFVLTWLFALHQPLVLLLFLILMVLMAGGFNAKRGKGIRHAYWIGVASIGLSTTLLLAWMLGSGLIAFEGRVLIPLGGMLIGNAMNAVSLALDRLRAEIRNQEAILLAMAALGANARQMLAEIYPQVTRSALIPTIDSLKSVGLIHIPGITAGMILAGSPPLKAVGMQLLVMFMLTAVTALATFSAVLLAGPLALRFGGEENPA from the coding sequence GTGGCCGCGGATCTCTTCACGCATTTCGATATTCAGATTCTGCTGGGCCTGTTCGGCCTGCTGAGCATCACCTGGATCTTCTCCGCCTGGCAGCGTCTGGGCGTGGGCCGGGAGCTGGCCTGGTCGGCCCTGCGCGCCACCCTGCAACTGGGCGGCATGGGCTTTGTGCTGACCTGGCTGTTTGCCCTGCACCAACCCTTGGTGCTGCTCCTGTTCCTGATTCTGATGGTGCTGATGGCCGGTGGCTTCAATGCCAAACGCGGCAAGGGCATCCGCCATGCCTACTGGATCGGGGTCGCCAGCATCGGCCTGAGTACTACCTTGCTGCTGGCCTGGATGCTCGGCAGCGGTCTGATCGCCTTTGAGGGCCGGGTACTGATCCCCTTGGGCGGCATGCTCATCGGCAATGCCATGAATGCGGTATCCCTGGCACTGGACCGCCTGCGCGCGGAGATCCGCAATCAGGAGGCCATCCTGCTGGCCATGGCCGCCCTGGGCGCCAATGCCCGCCAGATGCTGGCCGAGATCTATCCGCAGGTCACCCGCAGCGCGCTCATCCCGACCATCGACAGCCTCAAGAGCGTGGGCCTGATTCACATACCCGGCATCACCGCCGGCATGATCCTGGCCGGCAGTCCGCCGCTCAAGGCAGTGGGCATGCAGTTGCTGGTGATGTTCATGCTGACCGCCGTGACCGCGCTGGCCACCTTCAGCGCCGTGCTGCTGGCCGGCCCGCTGGCCCTGCGCTTTGGCGGCGAGGAAAACCCGGCCTAA
- the rnt gene encoding ribonuclease T, with protein MNPDNPFEEAPACLPLCQRFRGFLPVVVDVETGGFDASRHALLEVAAVVIGLDEAGRIYPQSMHAYHVEPFEGAVLDPAALAFTGIDPHHPFRGALPEREALHELFRPIRAAVKAASCKRAILVGHNAAFDLGFLNAAVERSGIKRNPFHPFSTFDTVSLAGLAYGETVLAKAARAAGIAWDNEQAHSAIYDAERTAELFCNIVNRWDAQFRPQAKAVDQS; from the coding sequence ATGAACCCTGATAATCCCTTTGAAGAAGCGCCGGCCTGCCTGCCACTCTGCCAGCGTTTTCGCGGCTTTCTGCCGGTGGTGGTGGATGTCGAAACCGGCGGCTTCGATGCCAGTCGCCATGCCCTGCTGGAAGTGGCCGCCGTGGTGATAGGCCTGGATGAGGCCGGGCGGATCTACCCGCAATCCATGCATGCCTATCATGTCGAACCCTTCGAAGGCGCGGTGCTGGACCCGGCCGCCCTGGCTTTCACCGGTATAGACCCGCATCACCCTTTCCGGGGTGCCCTGCCCGAGCGTGAGGCCCTGCACGAGCTGTTCCGGCCCATCCGCGCGGCGGTCAAGGCCGCCAGTTGCAAGCGCGCCATCCTGGTGGGCCACAATGCCGCCTTCGATCTTGGTTTTCTCAATGCCGCCGTCGAGCGCAGCGGTATCAAGCGCAACCCTTTTCACCCCTTCAGCACCTTCGATACCGTGAGCCTTGCGGGACTTGCCTACGGCGAAACCGTGCTGGCCAAGGCCGCCCGGGCGGCCGGCATTGCCTGGGACAACGAGCAGGCGCATTCGGCCATCTATGATGCCGAGCGCACCGCCGAGCTGTTCTGCAACATCGTCAATCGCTGGGATGCGCAGTTTCGTCCGCAGGCCAAGGCCGTCGATCAGTCCTGA
- a CDS encoding NAD-dependent epimerase/dehydratase family protein codes for MNTPFLIIGCGYVGRHLAARLPRGQVMALARGEQQAKELASMHIAPVRGDLDDFDSLRRLPPARVVFHLAPPNPDDEQDRRTRRLLAHLAVAAKRPHRIVYVSTTGVYGNRAGDWLDETSAIQPQTARARRRADAEAQLRAFGQRYGAQVSVLRVPGIYGPGRLPLEKLRQGQAVVDYDPPHYSNRIHVDDLVSALLAAAWRGRANRVYQACDGAPSTQAGFLDALAEISGLPKPPHIRPEQAPEQLSALTRSFLEESRRLGNRRLREELGLRLRHADFRDGIRASLTQD; via the coding sequence ATGAATACGCCCTTTTTGATCATCGGTTGCGGCTATGTCGGCCGGCATCTGGCCGCGAGGCTGCCGCGTGGACAGGTCATGGCGCTGGCGCGCGGCGAGCAGCAGGCGAAAGAACTGGCATCGATGCACATTGCCCCGGTCCGGGGCGATCTCGATGATTTCGACAGCCTGAGGCGACTGCCGCCTGCCAGGGTGGTGTTCCACCTGGCCCCGCCCAACCCGGATGATGAACAGGACCGACGCACCCGGCGCCTGCTGGCGCATCTGGCAGTGGCCGCTAAGCGCCCGCACCGGATCGTCTACGTCAGCACCACCGGCGTCTATGGCAACCGCGCGGGTGACTGGCTGGATGAAACCAGCGCGATCCAGCCACAGACAGCGCGCGCGCGGCGACGGGCGGACGCCGAAGCGCAATTGCGCGCCTTCGGGCAACGCTATGGCGCCCAGGTCAGCGTCCTGCGCGTGCCCGGCATCTATGGCCCTGGCCGCCTGCCTCTGGAGAAACTGCGCCAGGGTCAGGCCGTGGTGGATTACGACCCGCCACATTACAGCAACCGTATCCACGTGGATGACCTGGTCAGCGCCTTGCTGGCGGCTGCCTGGCGGGGACGAGCCAATCGCGTGTATCAGGCCTGTGATGGCGCTCCCAGCACCCAGGCCGGGTTTCTGGATGCGCTGGCCGAAATCTCGGGCCTGCCCAAACCACCGCACATCAGACCAGAACAAGCCCCGGAACAGTTATCCGCCTTGACGCGTTCCTTTCTGGAAGAGTCCCGACGCCTTGGCAATCGGCGCCTGCGCGAAGAATTGGGCCTGCGACTGCGTCATGCGGATTTCCGGGATGGCATCCGCGCCAGCCTGACTCAGGACTGA
- a CDS encoding CDP-6-deoxy-delta-3,4-glucoseen reductase, which yields MTYTVRIEPSGHEMQVEAGETLIEAALRQGMNFPYSCRNGSCASCKGKIVAGEVDYGTYQAYALTEEEKDVGMALFCRATPKSNLVVEVREIGAAKDIPVKILPSRVAKIEDLAPDVRAVFLKPPATERLQFLAGQYIDILLKDGKRRGFSLANSPLDDELLELHIKRVKGGEFTEHVFTTLKEKDIWRFEGPLGSFYLRLESERPMVMMATGTGFAPIKGMLEYGFAEGLNRPVHLYWGVRYEQDFYRLDMIESWKAAHPNFTFIPVVSRPTESWTGRTGYITDAIVQDFEDLSAFEAYLCGHPEMVAEGARRMQAKGLPGEHIFSDAFTFAGQPKLVGGVE from the coding sequence ATGACTTACACGGTACGTATCGAGCCCAGTGGCCATGAAATGCAGGTGGAAGCCGGAGAGACCCTCATCGAGGCCGCGCTTCGGCAGGGGATGAACTTCCCCTACAGTTGCCGCAACGGCTCCTGCGCCTCCTGCAAGGGCAAGATCGTTGCCGGCGAGGTCGATTATGGCACCTATCAGGCCTATGCCCTGACCGAAGAGGAAAAGGACGTCGGCATGGCCCTGTTCTGCCGCGCCACCCCCAAGAGCAATCTGGTGGTGGAAGTGCGCGAGATCGGGGCTGCCAAGGACATTCCCGTGAAGATCCTGCCCAGCCGGGTGGCAAAGATCGAGGATCTCGCGCCCGACGTGCGCGCCGTGTTCTTGAAGCCGCCCGCCACCGAGCGCCTGCAGTTCCTGGCAGGCCAGTACATCGACATCCTCCTCAAGGATGGCAAGCGCCGCGGCTTTTCGCTGGCCAATTCGCCCTTGGATGACGAATTGCTGGAATTGCACATAAAGCGGGTAAAGGGCGGTGAATTCACCGAACACGTCTTTACCACCCTGAAAGAGAAGGACATCTGGCGTTTCGAAGGCCCGCTGGGCAGCTTTTATCTGCGCCTGGAGTCCGAGCGGCCGATGGTCATGATGGCCACCGGCACCGGCTTTGCGCCGATCAAGGGCATGCTCGAATATGGCTTTGCCGAAGGCCTGAACCGGCCCGTGCATCTCTACTGGGGCGTGCGCTACGAGCAGGATTTCTATCGTCTGGATATGATCGAATCCTGGAAGGCGGCGCATCCCAACTTCACCTTCATTCCGGTGGTTTCCCGCCCCACGGAATCCTGGACCGGGCGCACGGGCTACATCACCGACGCCATCGTGCAGGATTTCGAGGACCTGAGCGCCTTTGAAGCCTATCTCTGCGGCCACCCCGAAATGGTCGCCGAAGGCGCCCGGCGCATGCAGGCCAAGGGGCTGCCCGGCGAGCACATCTTCTCCGACGCCTTCACCTTCGCGGGCCAACCCAAGCTGGTGGGCGGGGTGGAATAA
- a CDS encoding AbrB/MazE/SpoVT family DNA-binding domain-containing protein has translation MIIVKTSKISSKGQITLPSAVRAMLKSDLVRIVVEDGNIRLEAVPDVGGSLKAYAARYQPFEEAREQAWSEVVREQNPRT, from the coding sequence ATGATAATTGTAAAGACTTCAAAAATCTCCAGCAAGGGTCAGATCACCTTACCCAGTGCTGTACGCGCCATGCTCAAGTCGGACCTGGTGCGGATCGTGGTTGAGGATGGCAATATACGCCTGGAAGCCGTGCCGGATGTAGGTGGGAGTCTGAAGGCCTACGCGGCGCGTTACCAACCTTTCGAAGAGGCTCGTGAGCAGGCGTGGAGCGAGGTGGTCCGTGAGCAGAACCCGCGTACTTGA
- a CDS encoding PIN domain-containing protein, which produces MSRTRVLDANVILRYLLADHAAHYEAAAGFLNQVKSGDATAHVPEGALVECVYVLLKVYGVPRREVADKLAALLSYRGMVGDALACFAEALRLFGSRNVDIVDALVVTTARARDWEVFSFDRDLEKLKS; this is translated from the coding sequence GTGAGCAGAACCCGCGTACTTGATGCCAACGTCATTCTCCGTTATCTGCTTGCCGACCATGCGGCCCATTATGAGGCTGCCGCCGGGTTCCTGAATCAGGTCAAGAGCGGGGACGCCACCGCGCATGTGCCCGAAGGGGCGCTGGTGGAGTGTGTGTACGTACTGCTCAAGGTGTATGGGGTGCCGCGCAGGGAGGTCGCCGACAAGCTTGCAGCGCTTCTGTCCTATCGCGGCATGGTGGGTGACGCGCTGGCGTGCTTCGCGGAGGCACTCAGGCTATTCGGCAGCCGCAATGTGGATATCGTGGATGCCCTGGTGGTGACCACTGCTCGGGCGAGGGACTGGGAGGTGTTCAGTTTCGACCGTGATCTAGAGAAGCTGAAATCCTGA
- the hemB gene encoding porphobilinogen synthase: MNPILNPRVHSPRRLRRGASLRALVREHQLSPADFILPLFVVAGEGLRTEVSSMPGVYQTSVDETVKIAREAADLGIPGLMLFGVVDSCHKDAAGSRAWDPEGEVQQALRAIRREVPQLVLMADACFCEYTEHGHCGVLDQHQDRDEAATLDNLQRLAISYAEAGADVVAPSGMVDGMVAAIREALDASAHPGVAVMSYAIKYASAYYGPFRDAADSAPQFGDRKSYQMDPANRREAMRELALDLAEGADIVMVKPALAYMDLIRDVRERTDTPVAAYNVSGEYSMVKAAARNGWIDERAVVLETLLGFKRAGADMILTYHALDAARWLQA, translated from the coding sequence ATGAACCCGATCCTCAACCCCCGTGTCCACAGCCCGCGCCGTCTGCGCCGGGGCGCCAGTCTGCGCGCCCTGGTGCGCGAGCATCAGCTGAGCCCCGCCGACTTCATCCTGCCCTTGTTCGTGGTGGCCGGAGAAGGCCTGCGCACCGAAGTATCTTCCATGCCCGGGGTCTATCAGACTTCGGTGGACGAGACGGTGAAGATTGCCCGCGAGGCCGCCGACCTCGGCATCCCCGGCCTGATGCTGTTTGGCGTGGTGGACAGCTGCCACAAGGATGCCGCCGGCAGCCGCGCCTGGGACCCCGAGGGCGAGGTGCAGCAGGCCCTGCGCGCCATCCGCCGCGAGGTGCCGCAACTGGTGCTCATGGCCGACGCCTGCTTTTGCGAATACACCGAGCACGGCCACTGCGGCGTGCTCGATCAGCATCAGGATCGCGACGAGGCTGCCACGCTCGACAACCTCCAGCGCCTGGCCATCTCCTACGCCGAGGCCGGTGCCGACGTGGTCGCGCCCTCGGGCATGGTCGACGGCATGGTCGCCGCCATCCGCGAGGCCCTGGACGCCAGCGCCCACCCCGGGGTAGCGGTGATGTCCTATGCCATCAAGTACGCCAGCGCCTATTACGGCCCTTTCCGTGACGCCGCCGACAGCGCGCCGCAGTTCGGCGACCGCAAGAGCTATCAGATGGACCCGGCCAATCGCCGCGAGGCCATGCGCGAGCTGGCGCTCGATCTCGCCGAGGGCGCCGATATCGTCATGGTCAAGCCGGCCCTGGCCTACATGGACCTGATCCGCGACGTGCGCGAGCGCACCGATACCCCGGTGGCCGCCTACAACGTCTCCGGTGAATACAGCATGGTCAAGGCCGCCGCCCGGAACGGCTGGATCGACGAACGCGCCGTGGTGCTCGAAACCCTGCTCGGCTTCAAGCGCGCCGGGGCGGACATGATACTGACCTATCATGCGCTGGACGCTGCGCGGTGGTTGCAAGCCTAG
- a CDS encoding uroporphyrinogen-III synthase, with protein sequence MSADMLATLKDKGIVVTRPRAQAGDLISLLEARGAKPILFPAIRIERPENWHDFDKAVQQGAKAQWAIFVSRNAVSEGIARFKALGLEWPAGIRVAAIGRETAKELQTLGIKVDLVPKTFNAESMLAEAALQDVRDQDIVIFAGDAGREQLPTELAARGARVHMALCYQRVRPTLNPTPLLYKWARGELHAVTVTSPEIFNNLYDMVGNLGQRWLKKTPIIAISPLTAAAVEAAGLPAPIIAPEASSAGLIAALEAWASGETA encoded by the coding sequence ATGAGCGCTGACATGCTCGCCACCCTCAAGGACAAGGGCATCGTCGTCACCCGGCCCAGGGCCCAGGCCGGCGATCTCATCAGCCTGCTGGAAGCGCGTGGCGCCAAGCCCATCCTGTTCCCGGCCATCCGCATCGAGCGCCCGGAGAACTGGCATGACTTTGACAAGGCCGTGCAGCAGGGCGCAAAGGCGCAATGGGCCATCTTCGTGTCGCGCAATGCCGTGAGCGAGGGCATCGCCCGGTTCAAGGCACTGGGCCTGGAATGGCCTGCCGGCATCCGGGTCGCCGCCATCGGCCGCGAGACCGCCAAGGAACTGCAGACGCTCGGGATCAAGGTCGATCTGGTGCCCAAGACCTTCAATGCCGAATCGATGCTGGCCGAAGCCGCCCTGCAGGACGTGAGGGATCAGGACATCGTGATCTTCGCCGGCGACGCCGGGCGCGAGCAACTGCCCACCGAACTGGCCGCGCGCGGCGCGCGCGTGCACATGGCGCTTTGCTATCAGCGCGTGCGACCCACGCTCAATCCCACCCCACTCCTGTACAAATGGGCGCGGGGCGAACTGCACGCCGTGACCGTCACCAGCCCGGAGATCTTCAACAATCTCTATGACATGGTCGGCAATCTCGGCCAGCGCTGGCTGAAAAAGACGCCCATCATCGCCATCAGCCCGCTGACCGCCGCCGCCGTCGAGGCCGCCGGCCTGCCGGCCCCCATCATCGCCCCCGAGGCCTCCAGCGCCGGCCTGATCGCCGCACTCGAGGCCTGGGCCTCTGGAGAGACCGCATGA
- the hemC gene encoding hydroxymethylbilane synthase, with protein sequence MSFFKEEKPLADALLRIGTRTSQLALWQAEHVKTLLERYNPDLRVELVRIVTSGDKILDTPLAKIGGKGLFVKEIEEAMFRGEVDIAVHSMKDVPVQLPAPLHLPIILEREDPRDAFVSNTHARLEDLPEGARVGTSSLRRQAQIRMHFPHLRLLDLRGNVNTRLAKLDAGQYDAIILAAAGLIRLGFQSRITQLLPITYSLPAIGQGAIGIELRRDDPATLARVEPLRDLNTHICVTAERAMNQRLEGGCQVPIGGHAVLTENGAVHLRGLVASPDGKTVIQHEDFAPAGDAELLGVRVADHLLAQGADQILQALYER encoded by the coding sequence ATGAGCTTTTTCAAAGAGGAAAAGCCGTTGGCGGATGCTTTGCTTCGAATCGGTACCCGGACCAGCCAGCTTGCCCTCTGGCAGGCAGAGCACGTAAAAACGCTGCTGGAACGCTACAATCCCGACCTGCGCGTGGAACTCGTCAGGATCGTCACCTCGGGTGACAAGATTCTCGATACGCCGCTGGCCAAGATCGGCGGCAAGGGATTGTTCGTGAAGGAAATCGAGGAGGCCATGTTCCGTGGCGAGGTGGACATCGCCGTGCACTCGATGAAGGACGTGCCGGTGCAACTGCCCGCGCCGCTGCACCTGCCGATCATCCTGGAGCGCGAGGACCCACGCGATGCCTTCGTCTCCAACACCCATGCCCGGCTCGAAGACCTGCCCGAGGGCGCGCGGGTGGGCACCTCCAGCCTGCGCCGCCAGGCCCAGATCCGCATGCACTTCCCGCACCTGCGGTTGTTGGACCTGCGCGGCAACGTCAACACTCGCCTGGCCAAGCTCGATGCCGGCCAATACGACGCCATCATCCTTGCCGCCGCCGGCCTGATCCGGCTGGGCTTTCAGTCACGCATCACGCAACTGCTGCCGATCACCTACAGCCTGCCGGCCATCGGTCAGGGGGCGATCGGCATCGAGCTGCGCCGCGACGATCCCGCAACCCTGGCGCGGGTGGAACCGCTGCGCGATCTGAACACCCACATCTGCGTCACTGCAGAGCGCGCCATGAACCAGCGTCTGGAAGGCGGCTGCCAGGTCCCCATCGGCGGGCACGCCGTGCTGACCGAAAACGGTGCCGTGCACCTGCGCGGCCTGGTCGCCAGCCCCGATGGCAAGACCGTCATCCAGCATGAGGATTTTGCCCCCGCAGGCGATGCCGAACTGCTGGGAGTGCGAGTCGCGGACCATCTGCTCGCCCAGGGCGCGGACCAGATCCTGCAGGCACTGTATGAGCGCTGA
- a CDS encoding thioredoxin family protein: MVCLKKFLTGMLFCLGVAAMPVAVSSQSIIPEPANLQTLASQAASEKKSIVVLFEAEGCPYCERVMREYLEPMAKNAEYRKKVRIVRLDTGSQAPLTDFQGRKTTPADFARTYRARLTPTVIVFTPDGKPASDPLVGFSNPDYYGFYLDKAIDAGVEKTRG, from the coding sequence ATGGTTTGTCTCAAAAAATTCCTGACTGGCATGCTGTTTTGTCTTGGCGTGGCTGCCATGCCTGTGGCTGTCTCGTCGCAGAGCATCATTCCCGAACCCGCCAATCTACAGACCCTGGCCAGCCAGGCGGCCAGCGAGAAGAAGTCGATCGTCGTACTTTTCGAGGCCGAAGGTTGCCCCTATTGCGAGCGGGTCATGCGCGAATATCTGGAGCCGATGGCGAAAAACGCCGAGTATCGAAAGAAAGTACGCATCGTGCGGCTCGATACTGGCAGCCAGGCGCCTCTGACGGATTTTCAGGGTCGAAAGACCACGCCGGCCGATTTCGCCCGCACCTATCGCGCCCGCCTGACCCCGACAGTGATCGTCTTCACCCCGGACGGCAAGCCGGCCAGCGATCCCCTGGTCGGGTTCAGCAACCCCGACTATTATGGCTTCTATCTGGACAAGGCCATCGACGCCGGGGTTGAAAAGACTCGGGGGTAA
- a CDS encoding glycine zipper domain-containing protein, with protein MKIWQVVGILGLTALTGTAYADHPQLGTILGGGIGGAAGAAIGSNVDGRNGAILGGAIGGAAGAAVGSSVDQGRYRDRYVPTGYRTYRNDWHDNGRHRGHYKRKHYRHHHDD; from the coding sequence ATGAAGATCTGGCAAGTGGTGGGTATTCTGGGACTGACGGCGCTGACGGGAACGGCCTATGCCGACCATCCGCAACTGGGCACCATCCTGGGCGGCGGCATTGGCGGGGCTGCGGGCGCGGCCATCGGCTCTAATGTGGATGGCCGCAATGGCGCCATCCTGGGCGGTGCGATCGGCGGTGCGGCCGGGGCTGCGGTGGGCAGCTCGGTTGACCAGGGGCGCTATCGCGATAGATATGTACCGACGGGTTACCGCACCTATCGCAATGACTGGCATGACAACGGCCGCCATCGTGGCCACTACAAGCGTAAGCACTACCGTCATCACCACGACGACTGA